One region of Etheostoma cragini isolate CJK2018 chromosome 16, CSU_Ecrag_1.0, whole genome shotgun sequence genomic DNA includes:
- the LOC117959185 gene encoding dual specificity protein phosphatase 26 codes for MAFMSRFSRSRSSSRSPNRKDSERVSPTLTVSELERLLCTGKTACNHADEVWPRLYIGDQDIASDRRELAKLGITHILNCAQSKWRSGAEYYSGMNITYHGIEAHDSPSFDMSVNFYPAAEFIHKALTGGGKVLVHCTVGVSRSATLVLAYLMIRQNLTLVEAIKTVKDHRGVIPNRGFLRQLNGLDGILRESLTVSCPKWDSKGSMRGPRQHMKHLEKTCSGRHYHKCAIAKANNCPDVRKSAPYSALHAGLAKSALWSRCSVRLVFSC; via the exons atgGCGTTCATGTCCCGGTTCTCCCGGTCCCGGAGCAGCTCCAGGTCGCCGAACCGAAAAGACTCGGAGCGCGTGTCCCCGACCCTGACCGTGTCCGAGCTCGAGAGACTCCTGTGCACGGGCAAAACTGCCTGTAACCATGCCGACGAAGTGTGGCCACGACTCTATATTGGAGATCA AGATATCGCATCAGACCGACGTGAGCTGGCCAAACTCGGCATTACGCACATCCTCAACTGTGCCCAGAGCAAGTGGCGCAGCGGGGCCGAGTATTACTCCGGCATGAACATCACCTACCACGGCATCGAGGCTCACGACTCCCCCTCCTTCGACATGAGCGTCAACTTCTACCCGGCTGCCGAGTTCATCCACAAAGCCCTCACGGGTGGAG gtaagGTGCTGGTCCACTGCACCGTGGGAGTGAGCCGCTCCGCCACCCTGGTGCTGGCCTACCTGATGATCAGGCAGAACCTGACCCTGGTCGAGGCCATCAAGACGGTGAAGGACCACCGGGGCGTCATCCCCAACCGGGGCTTCCTCCGCCAGCTCAACGGCCTGGACGGCATCCTGAGAGAGAGCC TGACTGTTAGCTGTCCCAAATGGGACTCCAAGGGATCCATGAGAGGACCACGCCAGCACATGAAGCATTTAGAGAAGACGTGCAGCGGGAGACATTACCACAAATGTGCCATCGCAAAAGCTAACAACTGCCCGGACGTCAGGAAGAGCGCCCCGTATTCAGCGCTGCACGCAGGTCTCGCAAAGTCCGCTCTCTGGTCTCGGTGTTCAGTGAGGCTTGTGTTCTCGTGctaa